One part of the Edaphobacter acidisoli genome encodes these proteins:
- a CDS encoding mannose-1-phosphate guanylyltransferase: protein MAIEGGKPEPQFAPVILAGGSGTRFWPRSRKARAKQVLALDGSRTMIQQTLDRLLPLSRAESVWVITNDLLDDLIAEQLPQVPRSRILSEPTARNTAPACALAAFLMEKTAPDTVIGIFPSDHVVKDTARFTEVVRTGIKLAASGDKVVVLGVPPTRPETGYGYIELDGEATTSGSITPRRVKRFTEKPDRRRAEEFVASGNYAWNGGIFLWSARTLAGAIREYCPAMVPHLEKTAAAYGTPAFTQVFAEEYPKCASISIDYAVLEPRSAKGELAAEIYCLPGDFGWNDLGCWDALHEYEADCGCEDPSVANIFDGVDSARVVIDSCGNYVYAPGQSVALVGVNNLVVVQTKDALLITTRERSQDVGKVVAELKAAGREDLI from the coding sequence ATGGCGATTGAAGGCGGTAAGCCGGAGCCGCAGTTTGCTCCAGTGATTCTTGCAGGCGGCAGTGGTACGCGGTTCTGGCCCAGAAGCCGCAAGGCGCGCGCAAAACAGGTGCTCGCGCTCGACGGCAGCCGCACCATGATTCAGCAGACGCTCGACCGCCTGCTCCCGCTCAGCAGGGCCGAAAGCGTCTGGGTCATCACCAACGACCTGCTCGACGACCTCATCGCTGAGCAACTCCCACAAGTCCCCCGCAGCCGCATCCTCAGCGAGCCCACCGCGCGCAACACCGCCCCAGCCTGCGCTCTCGCAGCTTTCCTGATGGAGAAGACTGCACCTGATACCGTCATCGGCATCTTCCCCTCAGATCACGTCGTAAAAGACACAGCGCGCTTCACCGAAGTAGTCCGCACAGGAATCAAGCTCGCAGCCAGCGGCGACAAAGTAGTCGTGCTCGGTGTTCCGCCAACCCGCCCAGAGACCGGCTATGGCTACATCGAACTCGACGGCGAAGCCACAACCTCCGGCAGCATCACCCCGCGCAGAGTGAAGCGCTTCACCGAAAAGCCCGACCGCAGGCGCGCCGAAGAGTTCGTCGCCTCCGGCAACTATGCCTGGAACGGCGGAATCTTCCTGTGGAGCGCGCGCACACTCGCCGGAGCCATCCGCGAGTACTGCCCCGCGATGGTCCCTCATCTGGAGAAGACCGCAGCCGCCTACGGCACGCCAGCGTTCACGCAAGTCTTCGCAGAAGAGTATCCGAAGTGCGCGTCTATCAGCATCGACTACGCAGTCCTGGAGCCGCGCTCCGCCAAGGGCGAACTCGCCGCCGAGATCTACTGCCTGCCCGGCGACTTCGGCTGGAACGACCTCGGCTGCTGGGACGCGCTGCACGAGTACGAAGCCGATTGCGGCTGCGAAGACCCCTCCGTAGCCAACATCTTCGACGGCGTAGACTCAGCTCGCGTCGTCATCGACTCCTGCGGAAACTACGTCTACGCACCTGGCCAGTCAGTCGCGCTGGTCGGCGTCAACAATCTCGTAGTCGTGCAGACAAAAGACGCGCTGCTGATAACCACACGCGAGCGGTCGCAAGACGTCGGCAAGGTGGTCGCCGAACTAAAGGCCGCCGGACGGGAAGACCTGATTTAA
- the coaD gene encoding pantetheine-phosphate adenylyltransferase, translated as MHTVRAIYPGTFDPLTNGHLDLIARGSKIVDHLVVGILRNSEKGTPLFTVPERVEMITEATRGFGNVSVATFDGLLVDFARAQGAKAVLRGIRAISDYEYEFQMAMMNRKLDPELETLFMMPAEKYTYVSSRLIKGVFELGGDVAALVPPLVMERLKAKVPSRV; from the coding sequence ATGCACACTGTAAGGGCCATTTACCCCGGAACCTTTGACCCGTTGACCAACGGGCACTTGGATTTGATTGCGCGCGGTTCGAAGATTGTGGACCACCTGGTGGTGGGTATTTTGCGCAACTCGGAGAAAGGCACGCCGTTGTTTACCGTCCCGGAGCGGGTGGAGATGATTACCGAGGCAACACGGGGATTTGGCAATGTGTCGGTGGCAACCTTCGACGGCCTGCTGGTGGACTTTGCGCGAGCGCAAGGGGCAAAGGCTGTGCTGAGAGGCATCCGCGCTATCTCTGATTATGAGTACGAGTTCCAGATGGCGATGATGAACCGCAAGCTCGACCCGGAGCTAGAGACGCTGTTCATGATGCCGGCGGAGAAGTACACCTATGTCAGCTCGCGTTTGATTAAGGGCGTCTTTGAATTGGGCGGCGATGTGGCGGCTCTGGTGCCTCCATTGGTGATGGAGCGCCTGAAAGCCAAGGTGCCGAGTAGAGTTTGA
- the dnaK gene encoding molecular chaperone DnaK, producing the protein MAKIIGIDLGTTNSCVAVMEGGEPKVIPNEEGGRTTPSIVAFTKSGERLVGQVAKRQAITNPENTIYSIKRFMGRRYNEVSDEMKMVPYKVVQQGDHIAVLAQGKEYTPPEISAMILQKLKKAAEDYLGTSVTEAVITVPAYFNDAQRQATKDAGKIAGLDVKRIVNEPTAAALAYGLDKKKDETIAVYDFGGGTFDISILEVGEGVIEVKSTNGDTHLGGDNLDQRIVDWLIGEFKAESGLDLHSKGNEMALQRLKDAAERAKIELSTAQETEINLPFITADASGPKHLVRKLTRAKLESLVDDLLQKSIGPCKQAMKDAGVDASKIDEVVLVGGQTRMPKIQQLVKDLFGKEPHKGVNPDEVVAIGAAVQAGVLAGDVKDLLLLDVTPLTLAIETMGGVATPMIQRNTTIPTKKTETFSTAADSQTEVEVHVLQGERPMAAQNRTLGKFKLAGIPPAPRGVPQIEVTFDIDANGILNVTAKDNATGKDQKITITSSSGLSKEEVERMAKEAESHAAEDKEKREEVEARNGLDSMVYNVEKMLKDAGDKVASGDKSEVESALEDAKKTLGGTPSATELNSAKERLTTVSHKLAEAMYKASATPTDGASAAAGTADGQAEEKKDEGVIDAEYVDVDEKK; encoded by the coding sequence ATGGCGAAGATTATCGGAATTGACCTGGGAACCACCAACTCGTGCGTGGCCGTGATGGAAGGCGGCGAGCCGAAGGTGATCCCGAATGAAGAGGGAGGGCGTACGACGCCTTCTATCGTCGCGTTCACCAAGAGCGGTGAGCGATTGGTTGGTCAGGTGGCCAAGCGGCAGGCGATTACGAACCCGGAGAACACGATCTACTCGATCAAGCGGTTCATGGGGCGCCGCTACAACGAAGTGTCGGACGAGATGAAGATGGTGCCCTACAAGGTGGTCCAGCAGGGCGACCATATTGCCGTGCTGGCGCAGGGTAAGGAGTACACGCCGCCCGAGATCTCGGCGATGATCCTGCAGAAGCTGAAGAAGGCGGCCGAGGACTATCTGGGCACGTCGGTGACGGAGGCCGTCATTACGGTCCCGGCGTACTTCAATGACGCGCAGCGCCAGGCGACGAAGGATGCGGGCAAGATTGCTGGTCTCGACGTGAAGCGCATCGTAAATGAGCCGACGGCGGCTGCTTTGGCTTACGGATTGGACAAGAAGAAAGACGAGACGATTGCCGTGTATGACTTCGGCGGCGGTACGTTTGATATTTCGATCTTAGAGGTTGGCGAAGGCGTCATTGAGGTGAAGTCCACCAATGGCGACACGCACCTGGGTGGCGACAATCTTGACCAGCGCATCGTGGACTGGCTGATCGGCGAGTTCAAGGCTGAAAGCGGACTTGACCTGCACTCGAAGGGCAACGAGATGGCGTTGCAGCGCCTGAAGGATGCTGCAGAGCGCGCCAAGATCGAGCTCTCGACGGCGCAGGAGACGGAGATCAATCTGCCGTTTATCACTGCCGACGCGAGCGGGCCGAAGCACTTGGTCCGCAAGCTGACGCGCGCTAAGCTGGAGAGCCTGGTGGACGATCTGCTGCAGAAGTCGATTGGGCCCTGCAAGCAGGCGATGAAGGATGCAGGCGTAGATGCGAGCAAGATCGACGAGGTCGTGCTCGTTGGCGGCCAGACCCGTATGCCGAAGATTCAGCAACTGGTGAAGGACCTCTTCGGCAAGGAGCCGCACAAGGGTGTGAACCCGGATGAGGTCGTGGCGATTGGCGCTGCGGTCCAGGCTGGTGTTCTTGCCGGCGATGTGAAGGACCTGCTGCTGCTCGATGTGACTCCACTGACGCTGGCCATTGAGACGATGGGCGGCGTGGCGACACCGATGATTCAGCGCAACACGACAATTCCGACGAAAAAGACGGAGACGTTTTCGACGGCGGCGGACTCGCAGACTGAGGTTGAGGTGCACGTGCTACAGGGAGAACGTCCGATGGCGGCGCAGAACCGGACACTGGGCAAGTTCAAGCTCGCGGGGATTCCGCCTGCACCGCGTGGCGTGCCGCAGATTGAAGTGACGTTCGACATCGACGCGAATGGCATTCTGAATGTGACGGCGAAGGACAATGCGACCGGCAAGGACCAGAAGATAACTATTACAAGCTCTTCGGGTCTAAGCAAGGAAGAGGTTGAGAGGATGGCGAAGGAGGCCGAATCTCACGCCGCTGAGGACAAGGAGAAGCGCGAGGAGGTGGAGGCGCGCAACGGGCTCGACTCGATGGTCTATAACGTCGAGAAGATGTTGAAGGATGCCGGCGATAAGGTTGCCTCCGGCGACAAGAGCGAGGTCGAGTCTGCGTTGGAGGATGCGAAAAAGACCTTGGGCGGAACTCCGAGTGCGACGGAACTGAACTCGGCAAAAGAGCGTCTTACTACGGTAAGCCACAAGCTGGCCGAGGCCATGTACAAGGCGTCTGCGACACCAACTGATGGCGCAAGTGCTGCGGCTGGAACGGCGGACGGACAGGCGGAAGAGAAGAAGGACGAGGGCGTCATCGACGCTGAATATGTGGATGTGGATGAGAAGAAGTAA
- a CDS encoding polysaccharide deacetylase family protein, producing the protein MSLTCTAQQRRVAVTFDDLPGTNAATMNADEVLALNTKLVSTLKAENIPIIGFVNEVQLYFPGQVDERIHALDLWSEAGFDLGNHTYSHVSLNHVSLEDWEINVLRGETVTRMLVEQHHRKLMYFRYPYLDMGEDLATRRKAETFLAEHGYRIAPVTLDAWDWYFAQVYADARSRKDTAEEQRVVQSWLAHSAAMFDYYEKKAHTLFGHEPAEVLLAHDTWLEAEHFSDLAALLRKRGYQFVSLDQALEDQAYASPDSYVSDVGLTSIDHWAIERGMPDPPDAKPQIDKWVQDRYNAIAAVKKLP; encoded by the coding sequence ATGTCTTTGACGTGCACAGCTCAGCAACGCAGGGTTGCGGTTACGTTTGATGATCTTCCTGGCACCAATGCTGCGACCATGAACGCAGATGAGGTGCTTGCTCTGAACACTAAATTGGTCTCGACGCTGAAGGCCGAGAACATTCCTATTATCGGCTTCGTGAATGAGGTTCAGCTTTACTTCCCAGGGCAAGTGGATGAGAGGATTCACGCGCTGGATCTGTGGTCTGAGGCGGGGTTTGATCTTGGCAACCATACCTATAGCCATGTCTCGCTGAATCATGTGTCGCTGGAAGACTGGGAGATAAATGTGCTGCGCGGAGAGACCGTGACCCGGATGCTTGTGGAGCAGCACCATAGGAAACTGATGTACTTTCGCTACCCGTATCTCGATATGGGTGAGGATTTAGCGACGCGCAGGAAGGCGGAGACGTTTTTGGCAGAGCATGGGTATCGCATTGCTCCGGTGACGCTGGATGCGTGGGACTGGTACTTCGCGCAGGTCTATGCCGATGCGCGCAGTCGCAAGGACACTGCGGAGGAGCAGCGAGTTGTTCAGAGCTGGCTGGCGCATAGCGCGGCGATGTTCGACTACTACGAGAAGAAGGCGCACACGCTATTTGGGCATGAGCCGGCTGAGGTATTGCTGGCGCATGATACGTGGCTGGAGGCGGAGCACTTTTCTGATCTGGCTGCGTTGTTGCGGAAGCGTGGATATCAGTTTGTGTCGCTCGATCAGGCTCTGGAGGACCAGGCATATGCTTCGCCGGACAGCTATGTCTCGGACGTGGGGCTGACTTCTATTGACCACTGGGCGATTGAGCGTGGGATGCCTGATCCTCCGGATGCGAAGCCGCAGATCGATAAGTGGGTGCAGGATAGGTACAACGCGATTGCGGCCGTGAAGAAGCTTCCGTGA
- a CDS encoding phosphoglucomutase/phosphomannomutase family protein codes for MAETKTVVKFGTDGWRGIIADDFTYANVRVAAAAIANYVLHHEDPTRGVCIAYDTRFGSRSFAHVVAEVLASAGIPVAFACEITPTPALSYAVRERKAAGGVMITSSHNPAEWNGVKYKASYGGSGKPSIMTAIESYLEKPLAKSAKPAAIEEVDFTTDYIAAIERFVDLKAIRASGYKFLIDDMYGAGRGVIAGIFTRAGIPFVEIRSELNPAFPGINPEPILPHIKATQAAVVAEKCDAGLITDGDADRIGAVDEHGNVVDAHKILAILSKWLLERKQWSGDLTRAFNTTKMIDRIASKYGRKLHEHGIGFKYVVELMLDGDILIGGEESGGVGISRHLPERDGMLNALLLANVMADEKKTLGQLVAALQQEFGEHQYGRIDMHINDDLKHAAIARAKAGPKEIAGMKVLRMETLDGIKFFLENPACAGKPNAAETWLLLRASGTEPLLRVYSESCSTESVARVLEAAREFVLQGATV; via the coding sequence ATGGCAGAGACAAAAACTGTCGTTAAGTTCGGGACCGACGGCTGGCGCGGCATCATCGCCGACGACTTCACCTACGCCAACGTTCGCGTAGCCGCCGCCGCAATCGCAAACTACGTCCTGCACCACGAAGACCCCACCCGCGGCGTCTGCATCGCGTACGACACCCGCTTCGGCTCACGCTCCTTCGCACACGTCGTCGCTGAGGTCCTCGCCAGCGCCGGAATCCCCGTCGCCTTCGCATGCGAAATCACGCCCACCCCGGCGCTCTCCTACGCAGTCCGCGAGCGCAAGGCCGCGGGCGGCGTCATGATTACCTCCAGCCACAACCCAGCCGAATGGAACGGAGTGAAGTACAAAGCCAGCTACGGAGGCTCCGGCAAGCCTTCCATCATGACGGCAATCGAGAGCTACCTCGAAAAGCCCCTCGCCAAAAGCGCGAAGCCAGCCGCGATTGAAGAGGTTGACTTCACGACGGACTACATCGCCGCCATCGAACGCTTCGTCGATCTCAAAGCCATCCGCGCCTCCGGCTACAAATTCCTGATCGACGACATGTACGGCGCCGGACGCGGCGTCATCGCGGGCATCTTCACCCGCGCTGGCATTCCATTCGTCGAAATCCGCAGCGAGCTCAACCCCGCGTTTCCAGGCATCAATCCCGAACCAATCCTGCCGCACATCAAAGCCACACAAGCCGCAGTCGTTGCCGAAAAATGCGATGCCGGTCTCATCACCGACGGCGACGCCGACCGCATCGGCGCAGTCGACGAGCACGGCAACGTCGTCGACGCACACAAGATCCTCGCCATCCTCAGCAAGTGGCTGCTCGAGCGCAAGCAGTGGTCGGGCGACCTGACGCGCGCCTTCAACACCACCAAGATGATCGACCGCATCGCGTCCAAGTACGGGCGCAAGCTGCACGAGCACGGCATCGGCTTCAAATACGTCGTCGAGCTGATGCTGGATGGCGATATCCTCATCGGCGGCGAAGAGTCCGGCGGCGTCGGCATCAGTCGCCACCTGCCCGAGCGCGACGGCATGTTGAACGCGCTGCTCCTTGCCAACGTCATGGCCGACGAAAAGAAAACACTCGGCCAACTCGTCGCCGCCCTGCAGCAGGAGTTCGGCGAGCACCAGTACGGCCGCATCGACATGCACATCAACGACGACCTCAAGCACGCCGCCATCGCGCGCGCCAAAGCCGGCCCAAAGGAGATCGCCGGCATGAAGGTGCTCCGCATGGAGACGCTCGACGGCATCAAGTTCTTCCTCGAAAACCCCGCCTGCGCAGGCAAACCAAACGCTGCCGAAACCTGGCTGCTGCTGCGCGCATCAGGAACGGAGCCACTGCTCCGCGTCTACTCGGAGAGTTGCTCAACCGAGTCCGTCGCGCGCGTGCTCGAAGCCGCCAGAGAATTTGTACTGCAAGGAGCCACAGTTTGA
- a CDS encoding DHA2 family efflux MFS transporter permease subunit, protein MATASAVLDPSAEVRQGVNPWLIAASVMLATFMEVLDTAIASVALPYIAGSLSATTDEATWVLTSYLVANAIVLPASNWCSLKFGRKRFLMSCVVIFTAASFACGAAPSLAFILIARIIQGAGGGALQPLSQAILLESFPPAKRGAAMAVFAFGVVVAPVLGPTLGGWLTDTYSWRYAFYINIPVGILALYMIGRFIHDPPYISKAKAPKFDRYGLAALVIWTGCLQVVLDKGQEVDWFAATWVRWAVLAIVVSFVYFAWHSWAHKNTLVDLKVLKDRNFAIGASLIFLFGIAIYSTVVVLPLFYQELLGYTAFTAGLVVAPRGIGAICGMPIIGYLSNKSDPRYLLTFGFFTFGLTTLYFGGLTLDISPTTLLLPILITGFGLSFVFVPINTAAYGTLRNEQIGNASGLFNLMRNVGGSIGISLASTLLVRRADVHQTLIAGSVPRTGQNFQNSLTGATHALSSYFGKANDGHPAAALLYEQLQRQALSWAFVDVFRWLSLLSFGCIIIVWLFKKVKPGRGPAGAH, encoded by the coding sequence ATGGCGACCGCCTCAGCCGTGCTCGACCCATCCGCCGAAGTTCGCCAGGGAGTTAATCCCTGGCTGATTGCGGCGTCGGTCATGCTGGCCACGTTCATGGAGGTGCTCGACACCGCCATCGCCTCGGTGGCGCTGCCTTACATCGCCGGGTCGCTCTCGGCCACGACCGACGAAGCTACCTGGGTCCTCACCAGCTACCTGGTAGCCAACGCCATCGTCCTGCCCGCCAGCAACTGGTGCTCGCTTAAATTCGGGCGCAAGCGTTTCCTGATGTCCTGCGTGGTCATCTTCACTGCCGCCAGCTTCGCCTGCGGAGCCGCCCCATCGCTTGCCTTCATTCTCATCGCACGCATCATTCAGGGAGCAGGCGGAGGCGCGCTCCAGCCGCTCTCCCAGGCCATCCTGCTTGAATCCTTCCCTCCAGCTAAACGCGGAGCCGCCATGGCCGTCTTCGCCTTCGGAGTAGTGGTCGCTCCTGTGCTTGGTCCCACGCTGGGCGGCTGGCTCACCGACACCTACTCCTGGCGCTACGCCTTCTATATCAACATTCCGGTCGGCATCCTGGCGCTCTACATGATCGGCCGCTTCATCCACGATCCGCCTTATATCAGCAAGGCCAAGGCTCCGAAATTCGACCGCTATGGCCTCGCGGCACTCGTCATCTGGACTGGCTGCCTACAGGTCGTACTCGACAAGGGACAGGAAGTTGACTGGTTCGCAGCGACGTGGGTCCGCTGGGCCGTTCTCGCCATCGTCGTCTCCTTCGTCTACTTTGCCTGGCATTCCTGGGCGCATAAGAACACGCTGGTCGATCTCAAGGTCCTCAAGGACCGCAACTTCGCCATCGGGGCATCGCTCATCTTTCTGTTCGGCATCGCCATTTATTCGACTGTCGTCGTACTTCCGCTTTTCTATCAGGAGTTGCTCGGATACACCGCCTTTACCGCGGGCCTTGTCGTTGCTCCTCGTGGCATCGGAGCAATCTGCGGGATGCCAATTATCGGCTATCTCTCCAATAAGTCCGACCCGCGCTACCTGTTGACGTTCGGGTTCTTCACTTTCGGTCTGACCACGCTTTACTTCGGCGGACTGACGCTCGACATCTCCCCCACGACGCTGCTGTTGCCGATCCTGATCACCGGCTTCGGGTTGAGTTTCGTCTTCGTGCCCATCAACACAGCCGCTTACGGCACGCTGCGCAACGAGCAGATCGGCAATGCTAGCGGCTTGTTCAACCTGATGCGCAACGTCGGCGGCTCCATCGGCATCTCGCTTGCTTCGACCCTGCTGGTTCGCCGCGCCGATGTTCACCAGACACTGATCGCCGGCTCGGTTCCCCGCACAGGCCAGAACTTCCAGAACTCGCTTACCGGGGCGACCCATGCGCTTAGCAGCTACTTTGGCAAAGCCAATGACGGTCATCCCGCCGCAGCACTGCTCTACGAGCAGCTTCAGCGCCAGGCCCTAAGCTGGGCCTTCGTGGACGTCTTCCGCTGGCTCTCTCTGCTCAGCTTCGGGTGCATCATCATCGTCTGGCTCTTCAAGAAGGTAAAGCCAGGCAGAGGTCCGGCAGGAGCACACTAG
- a CDS encoding pyridoxal phosphate-dependent aminotransferase: MSATAVATKVFADRIGRIEVSATMAITAAALKLKSEGVDLADFGAGEPHFATPRHIKDAAIEAIEKNFTRYTNVAGIPEVRKAIVDRHACDFGSNYAPDECVFTTGGKLALFNVIQVLVDHGDEVILPVPYWVSFKDIIQYAGGKVVYVESDERENFRVTAKMIEAAITPRTKAIVLNSPSNPSGAVVSPEDLEAIVRLAHKNNIFVLLDECYVYLNFTGNIVSGGSFTDCKEHVVVLGSLSKTYAMTGWRAGYALGPKPIIAAMSKLQSQSTSNTASMVQRASIAAVSGSQECVAEFRADYIKLRDQILAGFQTIPGLTCTVPQGAFYVYPNVKNFIGKGGIKSASDLAAKLLDEAHVVVVPGEAFGTTEHIRLSYAVSGDVVDEGVRRMREYFAKLG, encoded by the coding sequence ATGAGCGCAACGGCAGTAGCAACCAAAGTATTCGCGGACCGTATCGGCCGCATCGAAGTCTCGGCAACCATGGCCATCACGGCTGCGGCCCTGAAGCTGAAGTCCGAGGGCGTTGACCTCGCCGACTTCGGCGCGGGCGAGCCGCACTTCGCCACGCCGCGCCACATCAAGGACGCCGCGATCGAGGCCATCGAGAAGAACTTCACCCGCTACACCAACGTCGCCGGCATCCCTGAGGTGCGCAAAGCCATCGTTGACCGCCACGCCTGCGACTTCGGCTCCAACTATGCACCCGACGAGTGCGTCTTCACCACTGGCGGTAAGCTCGCGTTGTTCAACGTCATCCAGGTGCTCGTCGACCACGGCGATGAGGTCATCCTCCCCGTCCCCTACTGGGTCAGCTTCAAGGACATCATCCAGTACGCGGGCGGTAAGGTAGTCTACGTCGAAAGTGACGAGCGCGAAAATTTCCGCGTCACCGCCAAGATGATCGAGGCAGCAATCACCCCGCGCACCAAGGCCATCGTCCTGAACTCACCTTCGAACCCCTCCGGCGCAGTCGTCTCGCCCGAGGACCTCGAAGCCATCGTCCGCCTCGCGCACAAAAACAACATCTTCGTGTTGCTCGACGAGTGCTACGTCTACCTGAACTTCACCGGCAACATCGTCAGCGGCGGCTCGTTCACCGACTGCAAGGAGCATGTCGTCGTGCTCGGTTCGCTCTCGAAGACCTACGCCATGACCGGCTGGCGCGCAGGTTACGCGCTCGGGCCAAAGCCCATCATCGCCGCGATGAGCAAGCTCCAGTCGCAGAGCACCTCTAACACCGCCAGCATGGTGCAGCGGGCTTCAATTGCAGCGGTGAGCGGTTCGCAGGAGTGCGTCGCCGAGTTCCGTGCCGACTACATCAAGCTGCGCGATCAAATTCTCGCCGGATTTCAGACGATTCCCGGACTCACCTGCACAGTTCCGCAGGGCGCGTTCTATGTCTACCCAAACGTGAAGAACTTCATCGGCAAGGGCGGCATCAAGTCCGCATCCGATCTCGCGGCAAAGCTGCTGGACGAAGCCCACGTCGTCGTCGTGCCGGGTGAAGCCTTCGGCACCACCGAGCACATCCGCCTCTCCTACGCAGTATCGGGCGACGTCGTCGACGAAGGCGTCAGGCGGATGCGGGAGTACTTTGCCAAACTTGGCTAA
- a CDS encoding HAD family hydrolase, which translates to MKEQVCVDAKGVLFDMDGVLISSIGSVQRCWKVWAKMYGVPDAENFEVKHGVRAIETVKMLRPDIDPDEGVRVIEKLELEDTADLKVLPGVRKLLASIPHDRWLIVTSATRNLLVGRLKAAGLPLPDRLISGDDVINGKPDPEPYRRGAEILGLKPEECVVVEDAPSGVGAGLAAGCRVLGVLGTHTADELHEASWIVPSLENLAVTTSNGGLELCFTPAQ; encoded by the coding sequence TTGAAGGAACAAGTTTGTGTAGACGCAAAGGGTGTCCTCTTCGATATGGACGGCGTGCTGATCAGCTCGATTGGCTCCGTTCAGCGTTGCTGGAAGGTATGGGCGAAGATGTACGGCGTTCCCGACGCCGAAAACTTTGAGGTGAAGCACGGCGTCCGTGCCATCGAAACGGTCAAAATGCTACGCCCGGACATCGATCCCGACGAGGGCGTGCGCGTCATCGAAAAACTGGAGCTCGAAGACACCGCTGACCTAAAGGTGCTCCCCGGAGTCCGCAAGCTGCTCGCCAGCATCCCCCATGATCGCTGGCTCATCGTGACCTCGGCCACCCGAAACCTACTCGTGGGGCGCCTGAAGGCCGCAGGGCTCCCGCTCCCTGACCGCCTGATTAGCGGCGACGACGTAATCAACGGCAAGCCCGACCCCGAACCCTACCGTCGTGGCGCCGAAATCCTCGGTCTGAAACCAGAAGAGTGCGTCGTTGTGGAAGACGCCCCCTCAGGCGTAGGCGCAGGTCTCGCCGCAGGTTGCCGCGTCCTCGGCGTGCTCGGAACCCACACTGCAGACGAGCTACACGAAGCAAGCTGGATCGTACCCTCGCTCGAAAACCTCGCTGTCACGACCAGCAATGGCGGCTTGGAGCTTTGCTTCACACCCGCGCAATAG
- a CDS encoding RNA polymerase sigma factor, which yields MSSPAITSESLHAAIPHAATQLDDMDSLVATYEQRIFRFHLMSIRDRDLALTLTQDTFTRAWAARTSFRGDCAISTWLMRIALNLIRDHTRTDRFRFWKRVSETAVDVSDVSEHIPLRESSPEAALIAREQLALVWNSVGRLSDRQRNIFMLRFVEELELSEIAEITAMPVSTVKTHLYRALTALRARHNCEQKSTGKLPSKESL from the coding sequence ATGTCTTCGCCCGCCATCACCTCCGAAAGCCTGCACGCCGCCATACCGCATGCCGCGACACAGCTCGACGACATGGATTCGCTGGTTGCTACCTATGAGCAACGCATCTTCCGCTTCCACCTCATGTCGATTCGCGACCGGGATCTTGCGCTGACACTAACGCAAGACACATTTACCCGAGCATGGGCCGCGCGAACCAGCTTCCGCGGTGACTGCGCCATCTCCACCTGGCTGATGCGCATCGCACTAAATCTGATACGTGATCATACCCGCACTGACCGCTTCCGCTTCTGGAAGCGCGTCTCCGAGACCGCCGTCGATGTATCGGACGTGTCCGAGCATATTCCTCTACGCGAAAGTTCGCCCGAGGCCGCGTTGATTGCCCGTGAGCAGCTGGCACTTGTATGGAACTCGGTCGGGCGTCTCTCCGACAGGCAGCGCAATATCTTTATGCTTCGCTTCGTCGAGGAGCTTGAGCTTTCCGAAATTGCTGAAATCACCGCGATGCCGGTGAGCACAGTCAAGACCCACCTCTACCGTGCGCTCACCGCGCTTCGCGCACGGCACAATTGCGAGCAAAAGTCCACGGGCAAACTTCCAAGCAAGGAGTCCCTATGA